The sequence below is a genomic window from bacterium.
TCCTAATAATTGTCACAAGCGAGATTTCAATGAAATGCGATGCAGCATTACTTTCCCGGCAGCAATCTTCCGATGACGATACCGATTGCAATACCGGTTACAAACACCATGGCTACTGTTCGCCAGTTCAGCACTTCGCGCCCTTTTCCTTCTGCGACCATTTTCATGCTGACAACATAACCAAGCGCATTCATCAGCCAAATAAACGGTAACGAAAGTGCGCCGACCAACAAAGGACCAATAACCGGAATCAGACCCAGCAGCGCAAGTAAACCAGAAAACACTTGTCCGACCAAACCGATGACTAACAGAATCGCGGCAATCACTGGTTTGTCGACACCGATCAATATTGCTGCGATTGCTACCAAAATCACGATTGATAATAGAAGCATCCGTCGGATAAACCACCGTTTACGTTTTACTGAATCGGTCGGCGGTTCGAGCAACTTCAAGAACGAGCTGCGAGATTTTTCCAGCGATTCCTGAGGAGTAGTTTTTCGATGCGATGGAATCTCGTCGGGAAGCGGCTCATCGCGCTCTTCTTCGACGAGAAGCTGCACGATATCCTGCTCGACTTTCTTTAATTCGGCTTTCCGGTTGTGTTGTACCTGACGCTTCTTGGCTTTTTCAGAGGTTGCCATCCCAAATCCAAACTATTTAACTGCTCAAAATACATCGGTTCACAACGGTTCGGCAACCGTCGCCCTCCCGAATTTCCGACCGAAAGATTGCTCACTGTCACTCAAAATAGCTTGTGTGGCAAAGTAAGAGCTTCGTATGTTATCCCGATGCACATTTTCCTATCCGACGTTCACCTTTTCAGCGGACGCGCCGACGATATCGAACGACGCGACCGAGTTATTCGCTTTCTCCGGCAAATCGTGAGAAATGCCGATGCTTTATGGATTGGAGGTGACCTCTTCGATTTCTGGTACGAGTGGAAGCACGCTATTCCGAAAGTTCACTTTGAAGTGTTGGCGGAATTACGCTCGCTCGTAGATGCTGGCGTTCCCGTCCACATGATTCCCGGGAATCACGATTTTGCGATCCAAGAAAACTTCTTCACCCAACAAGTAGGCATCACGATTCATCCAAGTCCGGACGCAATTGTGTTGGACGGTGTTCGAATTCACTGGGTGCATGGCGACGGTGTTGCCGCGAGTGACGGCGGCTACCGGTTCCTCAAGCGAATCCTCCACAACCGGTTTGCACAAAGAATGTTCCGATGGATTCATCCCGATTGGGCGATGGGTATTGCACTGGCGACTTCGAAAAGTTCCCGGTACAAATCGGAAACGATTGGTGTTCCTCCCGATGAAGAATATCAGGCGTATGCGCAATCGGTGCTGTCGCAGGGCATTGCCGATGCAGTAGTGATGGGACATACTCACCAACCGAAGATTGTGGCACTGCAAAACGGCAAGTATGTAAACACCGGTGATTTTATTGTCGAGTGTTCCTATGGCGTACTCGATCACGGTGAGTGGCGAATCGAGCGGTTTGAATATGATCCCACACACGGCAGCAACCGGGTACGCAAGCAATGAGCCGACCGCCTCCCCTGCATCAACGCAGTAACCGGACGCCACATCGTAAGCAGACGCCACAGGTTCGCTGGTGGTTGTGGATAATCATTGCCTGTGGATTGTTTCTCTTCGGGGCAGGTATCATTGTGGGGGTCTGGTACTATTATCACCACGATTTGCCATCGCTTGCCCAACTGGAAAAGTACGAACCGAAACTTGCCTCCAAAGTCCTTGCCAACGATGGTACCATACTAACGCAATTCTTTGTGGAACGCCGTGATTACGTGCCATTAGCGCGGATGCCGAAGAATATAAAGAATGCAGTACTCGCCATTGAGGATCACCGTTTTTACTCACATTGGGGGGTCGATTTATTCGGAGTGATGCGCGCTGTTGTCGTCAATGTTGCTACCATGTCACGCAAGCAAGGAGCCAGTACGATCACGCAGCAGCTTGCCCGAAATCTCTATTTCGGTCCGGAAAAATGGCTTACCCGAAAAATCAAGGAACAACTTACCGCGATTCAAATCGAACGCACCTACGCCAAAGATGAAATTCTCGAAATGTATTTGACGCAAGTCTATTTCGGACATGGTGCGCATGGAGTTGGTGCGGCGGCGCGGCGCTTCTTCTCAAAGGATATCTCGGCATTGACTTTACCGGAATGTGCGTTGCTTGCCGGAACGATTCAAACTCCCGGCAGGAATTCGCCGATTAAGTATCCGAAACGGGCAAAAACGCGACGCGACATTGTTCTAAAACGAATGTACGACGAGAACATGATTTCGTTCGAGGAGTACCGGCGCGCGCTGTCGACACCATTAGCACTTAGTTTATCCGAACCGAACGATGCGTTGGGAATTGCGCCTTACTTTACCGAAATGGTGCGGCAGGAGCTGGAGGAACGCGGCGACACTTTGAATGTCGATTACCTGAAAGATGGTCTCGTCATTCATACTACGCTGGATGTGCGGTTGCAGCAATGGTTGGAGGAATCCGTACGCGATCATTTCGCAATGTTCGATAAAGAGTATCATCCGCAAGCCTATCGCCGGATTGGCGGCGAGCGATGGATGCGAACCTATCATCCGAAAGAGTATGCGATTTTTGGTAAAACGATGGAATCGAATATCGCTATGCTCGATTCGTTGTTGCCGGAAAAAGAAAAACTACAGATCGCGGCAGCGATGATCGATCCGAAAACAGGCGCAATTTTGGCGATGGTGGGTGGTAGAAACTTTGCGAGATCGAAGTACAATCGTGCCGTCCAAGCAACCCGGCAACCCGGTTCCACCTTCAAACCGTTTGTCTATGCGACGGCGCTGCAGAAAGGGTATGAACCGGATGCTAAGGTTTCTAATGCGCCGATTGCGATTTCGATTGCCGGACAAAAAACGTGGCGTCCGCAAAATTACGATGGGAAATCCGGCGGAGTGTATCAATTGCGCGACGCGCTCAAACAATCGCTAAACCTCTGTGCTATTCGCGTCTGTAAAGACATGACCGGTATTCAATCAGTGATCGATATGGCGCACACAATGGGTATCACTTCGCAAATCCAACACTATCTCCCGATTGCGATTGGCGCGAATGGTATCAAACTGATCGAAGCAGTGAATGCATACGGGGCATGGGGACAAGGCGGTATTTTACCGAAAACGCATTTTATGACAAAGGTCGAGGATAATTCCGGCGCGCTATTATATCAACGCCGCCTGCAACGTACCGAAGCTATCGACGAAGAAACCGCTTACCTCATTACCGACATGCTGCGCGATGTAATTAATGCCGGCACCGGCGCTTCCGCCCGTAGCAAATTTCATTTTACTGCCGACGCCGCCGGGAAAACCGGAACGACGAATTCCTTTACCGACGCATGGTTTGTCGGGTATACGCCGCAGGTAGCATTCGGGGTGTGGACAGGTTTCGACGATCCCGCGCGCTCGCTGGGTTCCAAAAAAACGGGGGGTGTGATGGCGCTGCCGGTGTGGGCGAATACGCTGGTGAAAGCATATACCGCCAGACGATTTACCGATGAACGCTTCCGCGCGCCGGCAAGCATCGATACTGTAAAACGAAAACGCCGAAGCACCGCCTCCCTCACTGGTCGAGAAGAATAATTTATTTGGTAGCGACAGGTCTCCAGACCTGTAATGATGGTAGGGACAGGCGTCCCCGCCTGTTTTCGTGGCCGCAACATTCTTGTCGTGGTAGGGGCGAGATTCATCGCGCCAGAGTAGATAGAAGAGGTGGTTACAGGATTCCAATCCTGTCTTCGTTTTTCTGTTCCAATTGTACAGGTCTGGAGACCTGTCGGTACCCATCCGTAGGGGCGGCTGGCAGCCGCCCGAGATGAAACGAGTCGAAGCGTTTCGACCCCTACAACCAATGCTACTCAACGCTAATATTTTTGTTTTTGGCGATAACTCCATTGACTTGTGTGATTTTCTTTGGTAGTATACAAAGGAAACCAATTTGCACGATGGAGCAATCATGAACATCCATAAGTATAACCTCACCAACGTAATCATTACCCTTCTAATCGTATCGATCACAACTGCGTTCGCGCAAGATAGTTCCGGTGTGCATTGCCTCGGAAGATTTTGGCACACCTACTCACAGGATGTCGCGGTGCAAGGAAGTTACGCTTATGTTGCCGATGGTTCTTCCGGTTTACGGATCATAAACGTGAGCAATCCGGCAACTCCGGTACAAGTGGGGTTCTGCGAAACCCCCGGCTATGCTGTGGGCGTAACCGTATCAGGTAATTTCGCCTATGTTGCCGATGGCAGTTCTGGCTTGCGGATTATCAACATCAGCAATCCGTCCAGTCCGCAACTAGTCGGATTTTACGATACTCCCAGTTCTGCTACCGGTGTGGCTGTCTCCGGAATTTACGCTTATGTAGCCGACTTTATGTCCGGTTTGCGAATTATCAATGCAACAAATCCGGAAAACCCGCAAGAAGTTGGTTTCTACGATACCCCCGGCTATGCTGTGGACGTAACTGTTTCCGGCAGTTATGCCTATGTCGCAGATGATTATAACGGTTTACGGATCATCAACATCAACAATCCGTCAAATCTGCAAGAAGTGGGATTCTACAATACCTACGCTTTGGGTGTATCGGTCTCCGGCAATTATGCCTATGTTGTCGGTGATAATTCCGGCTTTCGGATTGTCAACATCAGCAATCCAGCAAACCCGCAGGAAGTGGGTTTTTACGATACCCCCGGCTATGCTAAAGATGTAACGATCTCCGGAAATTATGCCTATGTAGCCGATGGGGATTCCGGTTTATGTATAATAAACATCAGCAATCCTAGTAGTCCAACTCAAGTTGGTTTCTACGATACCCCCGGCTATGCTTTTGGCGTAACGGTTTCCGGTGATTTCGCCTATGTTGCCGACTATAGTGAAGGTTTAGGAGTAATCAATATTGCCAATCCAGCAAGCCCGCAATTAGTTGGTTCTTGCTTCATACCCGGTATTGCTCATAGCGTATCGATCTCCGGCAATTATGCCTATGTTGCCGACTATAGTGCTGGTTTACGAGTAATCAATATTGCCAATCCAGCAAGTCCGCAAACAGTCGGTTTTTGCGAAACTCCACGTTATGCTTATAGCGTATCGATTTCCGGCAGTTATGCCTATGTAGCCGATCTAATGTCCGGGTTACGGATACTCAATATCAATAATCCAGCAAATCCTCAGGAAGTTGGATTCTATGAAACCCCCGATTTTGCCGATGATGTAACCGTTCTCGGCAATTACGCTTATGTTGCCGCAGATAATTCCGGCTTACTGATTGTCAACATAAGCAATCCGTCAAGTCCGCAATTAGTCGGTTCTTGCTTCATACCCGGTTCTGCTGATGGGGTAACTGTCTCCGGCAATTATGCCTATGTTGCAGTCAATGGTGCTGGCTTACGAGTTATCAATATTGCTAATCCGTCAAGTCCGCAATCAGTAGGTTCTTGCTACACACCCGGTGCTGCTGGGGTAACTGTCTCCGGCAACTACGCCTATGTTGCCGATGGGGGTTCCGGGTTACGTATCATCAACATCAGCAATCCAACCAACCCTCAAGAAGTCGGTTTTTACGATACTCCCGGCTATGCCGCTGGGGTAACTGTCTCCGGCAATTACGCTTATGTTGCCGATTGGAGTTCCGGATTACGTATCATCAATGTCAGTAATCCAGCAAGTCCTCAGGAAGTTGGGTACTACATTACGCAAGATATCGCGGATAACGTAGCTGTGGCTGGCGATATTGCTTACGTCGCCGCAAGACAAGAATTTGGTATCTACGATTGTTCACAGGCATTGGGTGTGGTTGATCGGATTGGCGGAGAGATACCTAACGATTTTCGGATAGAAAATATCTATCCGAATCCATTCAATGCGACCGCAACACTCACCTATACCTTACCCAATACCGCGAATGTGAAATTGGAATTGTTCGATATTACCGGAAGAAGTGTCGGAAAATTGTTCGATTGGACACAGGATGCCGGTACCTATTCCGTGAATATCAATAGTGACAATCTTTCCTCAGGTACTTATTTCGCACGTCTCTCGGCAGGCACACAATCCCTTTCGCAGAAATTTGTTGTACTGAAGTAGGGGGTAGCGACAGGCGTCCTCGCCTGTAATTGAAATATTAATCGTTTGGGGCGTATGCCATACGTCCAAAATTGGGTACCGACAGGTCTCCAGACCTGTAAACTTCTTTATCTTTTTTGCAACTAAACAGGTCGGGAGACCTGTCAGTACCCATCCTACAGGCGGGGACGCCTGTCTCTACTACTTCTTTCTATACAGGTCTGGAGACCTGTCAGTACCCTCTAATCTCCCCTGCCCTAACCCCCATTCCCTGATTAATTTCGCCAGAACCGGATACGGGGAAGATTGACAGGATCGACATCGAATTGAATCCCATCGGCGCGACCGGGTCCCGTACGGTTTTGTCCGCGGCGTTTTGCCCACATCGGCAAGGCAGCAAGGTAGGTCGCCGTACCGCCGCCATATTTTTGATTCAATCGCATAATCGCTTTTGTCAAGCCGGCGGCGCGCTCATCCTTTTGGAAATCGCCAAAGATGTCCGGCGCATTGGGGCCGGCGGGATCAACATCGACCACCACGCCGGTGCCGCGATAAATCGTGCCAGAGCGAAACAGTTTCTCGAACGCTCTTCGCACCGCGCCGATGATTATTTCGTAATTATTCGTCGACCGCTCCGGCATCGCTTCCGCCCACTGCAACGAAAAATCTTTACTCCGGAGAAAGAGTTGAACCCGATTGGTGTAGAGATTTTTCGCTACGAGAATACTCACGACACGCGCCGCATGATAAGCACAAGCGGCAAAGACCCGGTCGGGATCGGTAGTCTTGAGATCGAAGTTCGCGGTGCGGGAGACGCTTTTCGGTTGGGCTTCTTCGGTCTCGAGGCGGTACATCGCATTGCCATGCAGCTCGAGCCACATGTCCATGCCGAGTTTCCCCATCCACTTTTTCACTTGTTCAAGCGGCGTCTCGTAAAATTGTAGCGCGGTTTGCAAACCAAAGCGTTCGATGCGGATTCCCCAGCGCGAACCAAATCCCCAGATATCGCACACCTCGCGATCATCTAAAAACGCTTCAAGATTGCCATCGTGGATGTAAGAAAGCCCGTCCGGTTTTTGATAATCAGAGGCGAGTTTCGCGATGGTTTTCGTATGTCCGATACCGACCGAAACTGTAATGCCAACTTCTTCGCGCACCCGTTTTTTTATCATCCGTCCGATTTGCTCGTAATCCATTTTGTATAAGCGGTCGAGTCCGGTGAGGTCGATAAATCCTTCATCGATTCCGTAAATTTCCAATTCCGGGCTGATCGATTTGAGTACCTCGAACATTTTGTAACTAACATGTCCATAAAATTGGAAATCGGCGGGATAGAAAATCGCGTTGGGAACAACTTTTCGAACTTCCCAGGTCGGTGAGCCGACCGTTACGCCGTGGGGTTTCAATTCGTAGGAACGGGCAATCACAATCGCATTCACCGAGGAGCAGACAGCGACCGGCTTGCCGTTGAGCGAGGGGTCGCGCAACCGCTCGCACGACACATAGAAACAATCGGCGTCGACGTGGGCTATTACTTTGCGTTCCATAGCCTTAAATTCAGGAAGTTTTGGTGTCTGCACAAGACCACAACCGGTAGCGGTGAAGAAAAATAACTCCACAAGAATTCTGAGGTTACGTCATGTCCGACCAGTTCACTCCCCGGCTCGAGCCGCTTTCCATCGTCCTCTCCGCCGACGCTTCCGATAAGAAGCCGAGTACGCGCGGTCTTACCGGCTGCGGTTTCAGCAAACGCATTGCCGGACAGGAGCTTAAGTATCATTCGCCGCATCCCGACGCCGACCAAACGCTTTTGTTGCGGGCAAAAACCGGTTTTCTCAATATCGAGTGGGAGACCGAAGTGGTTCCAGACCCGATGGGAGAGGAAAAAATAACTTTCATTTGGTTGTCGGCGATGGGTGGTCCGCAATGGGCGCCGCACAATTTCCGGTTATTCGTTGACGATATGTACCGGTTCACTTTTTCGACCTGTGCCGATTTAGCGCAGAAAGATTTCGAGTACATCGATAATGCTGGGGCATCGCTCACATTTACATCGACCTTAGTCGATACCCGGAGCGATGTCTTCGGTTACTTCTTTTTGACTTTACCGACCAACCAACTAACGCCCGGCAAGCCGCTCCGGTTACGGGTTGAGGCGGACGACGAAGGGAGCAGCGATTGGCTGCTGGTCTTTCAATACACTTTCGATTTCAAACCACGCTTCCGGATCGAACCGCTCATTCTCCGAACGGAACAAGGCGCTCGTCAGACCTTGCGAATGGTTGTCGATGCGCTCAATTGTGGTCAGGTGGCAATTACGCCGCCAGCTTCTCCGGCATCGACCCATCCTCTGCAAACCGGCGCGAATATTCTTCCTATTCCCATTCCGGTAATTGAACAAGATGCGATTTTACCTATTCGGATTTCGTATCCCGATGGTTCGATGGAACTGGTCGAATTTCCGGTGCAACCGGTAGCAAAACGCGACGTCTATCTCATCCCTTATTCGCACAACGACATTGGATACACCAATCATCAAAGCGAAGTGCAAGCGAAACAGTGGCGCAATATCGAGCAAGCGATTACGCTGTGGGAAGAGACAAAACATCTCCCCGATGGCTGCCGTAGTAAATGGAATCTGGAAGTGATTTGGGCGCTCGAGTCGTGGTTGGAACAAGCTTCGCCGGATTGGATTGCGCGGTTTCGTAATGCAGTGAAAGAAGGGGGACTCGGACTCAATGCGTTGTGGGCAAATTTCCTGACTGGTCTCGCATGCGAAGAAGAACTCGCGCATTTCGTAAAGTTTGCAAAATCATTGCAGGAAAAATATGGTATTACCATCGATACTGCTGTCCAGACGGACATTCCCGGTTTCAGTTGGGGAATTGTCAAAGCGCTTGCCGATGCCGGAGTGA
It includes:
- a CDS encoding DNA polymerase IV, yielding MERKVIAHVDADCFYVSCERLRDPSLNGKPVAVCSSVNAIVIARSYELKPHGVTVGSPTWEVRKVVPNAIFYPADFQFYGHVSYKMFEVLKSISPELEIYGIDEGFIDLTGLDRLYKMDYEQIGRMIKKRVREEVGITVSVGIGHTKTIAKLASDYQKPDGLSYIHDGNLEAFLDDREVCDIWGFGSRWGIRIERFGLQTALQFYETPLEQVKKWMGKLGMDMWLELHGNAMYRLETEEAQPKSVSRTANFDLKTTDPDRVFAACAYHAARVVSILVAKNLYTNRVQLFLRSKDFSLQWAEAMPERSTNNYEIIIGAVRRAFEKLFRSGTIYRGTGVVVDVDPAGPNAPDIFGDFQKDERAAGLTKAIMRLNQKYGGGTATYLAALPMWAKRRGQNRTGPGRADGIQFDVDPVNLPRIRFWRN
- a CDS encoding T9SS type A sorting domain-containing protein; protein product: MNIHKYNLTNVIITLLIVSITTAFAQDSSGVHCLGRFWHTYSQDVAVQGSYAYVADGSSGLRIINVSNPATPVQVGFCETPGYAVGVTVSGNFAYVADGSSGLRIINISNPSSPQLVGFYDTPSSATGVAVSGIYAYVADFMSGLRIINATNPENPQEVGFYDTPGYAVDVTVSGSYAYVADDYNGLRIININNPSNLQEVGFYNTYALGVSVSGNYAYVVGDNSGFRIVNISNPANPQEVGFYDTPGYAKDVTISGNYAYVADGDSGLCIINISNPSSPTQVGFYDTPGYAFGVTVSGDFAYVADYSEGLGVINIANPASPQLVGSCFIPGIAHSVSISGNYAYVADYSAGLRVINIANPASPQTVGFCETPRYAYSVSISGSYAYVADLMSGLRILNINNPANPQEVGFYETPDFADDVTVLGNYAYVAADNSGLLIVNISNPSSPQLVGSCFIPGSADGVTVSGNYAYVAVNGAGLRVINIANPSSPQSVGSCYTPGAAGVTVSGNYAYVADGGSGLRIINISNPTNPQEVGFYDTPGYAAGVTVSGNYAYVADWSSGLRIINVSNPASPQEVGYYITQDIADNVAVAGDIAYVAARQEFGIYDCSQALGVVDRIGGEIPNDFRIENIYPNPFNATATLTYTLPNTANVKLELFDITGRSVGKLFDWTQDAGTYSVNINSDNLSSGTYFARLSAGTQSLSQKFVVLK
- a CDS encoding DUF4112 domain-containing protein → MATSEKAKKRQVQHNRKAELKKVEQDIVQLLVEEERDEPLPDEIPSHRKTTPQESLEKSRSSFLKLLEPPTDSVKRKRWFIRRMLLLSIVILVAIAAILIGVDKPVIAAILLVIGLVGQVFSGLLALLGLIPVIGPLLVGALSLPFIWLMNALGYVVSMKMVAEGKGREVLNWRTVAMVFVTGIAIGIVIGRLLPGK
- a CDS encoding PBP1A family penicillin-binding protein, whose amino-acid sequence is MSRPPPLHQRSNRTPHRKQTPQVRWWLWIIIACGLFLFGAGIIVGVWYYYHHDLPSLAQLEKYEPKLASKVLANDGTILTQFFVERRDYVPLARMPKNIKNAVLAIEDHRFYSHWGVDLFGVMRAVVVNVATMSRKQGASTITQQLARNLYFGPEKWLTRKIKEQLTAIQIERTYAKDEILEMYLTQVYFGHGAHGVGAAARRFFSKDISALTLPECALLAGTIQTPGRNSPIKYPKRAKTRRDIVLKRMYDENMISFEEYRRALSTPLALSLSEPNDALGIAPYFTEMVRQELEERGDTLNVDYLKDGLVIHTTLDVRLQQWLEESVRDHFAMFDKEYHPQAYRRIGGERWMRTYHPKEYAIFGKTMESNIAMLDSLLPEKEKLQIAAAMIDPKTGAILAMVGGRNFARSKYNRAVQATRQPGSTFKPFVYATALQKGYEPDAKVSNAPIAISIAGQKTWRPQNYDGKSGGVYQLRDALKQSLNLCAIRVCKDMTGIQSVIDMAHTMGITSQIQHYLPIAIGANGIKLIEAVNAYGAWGQGGILPKTHFMTKVEDNSGALLYQRRLQRTEAIDEETAYLITDMLRDVINAGTGASARSKFHFTADAAGKTGTTNSFTDAWFVGYTPQVAFGVWTGFDDPARSLGSKKTGGVMALPVWANTLVKAYTARRFTDERFRAPASIDTVKRKRRSTASLTGREE
- a CDS encoding UDP-2,3-diacylglucosamine diphosphatase; translation: MHIFLSDVHLFSGRADDIERRDRVIRFLRQIVRNADALWIGGDLFDFWYEWKHAIPKVHFEVLAELRSLVDAGVPVHMIPGNHDFAIQENFFTQQVGITIHPSPDAIVLDGVRIHWVHGDGVAASDGGYRFLKRILHNRFAQRMFRWIHPDWAMGIALATSKSSRYKSETIGVPPDEEYQAYAQSVLSQGIADAVVMGHTHQPKIVALQNGKYVNTGDFIVECSYGVLDHGEWRIERFEYDPTHGSNRVRKQ